In one window of Prevotella sp. E13-17 DNA:
- a CDS encoding Hsp20/alpha crystallin family protein, translating to MTPMMRRNAAWLPSVFNDFFDTDFMPRANCTAPAINVKESDKAYTVELAAPGMKREDFNVHINDEGNLIIKMEKKQEQKEEDKSTRYLRREFSYSKFEQTLLLPDDVEREQIRAHVENGVLTVELPKHEEEKVKVSRQIEIG from the coding sequence ATGACACCAATGATGAGACGTAACGCAGCTTGGCTGCCCAGTGTATTCAACGATTTCTTTGACACAGATTTTATGCCACGCGCCAATTGTACGGCTCCGGCTATCAATGTAAAGGAGAGCGATAAGGCTTACACTGTAGAACTGGCTGCTCCAGGCATGAAGAGAGAGGACTTCAACGTGCATATTAATGATGAGGGCAATCTGATTATCAAGATGGAGAAGAAACAGGAACAGAAGGAGGAGGACAAGAGCACTCGCTATCTGCGACGCGAATTCTCGTATTCTAAGTTCGAGCAGACACTGCTGTTGCCCGATGATGTGGAGCGTGAACAGATTCGAGCTCATGTGGAAAACGGCGTGCTGACCGTAGAATTGCCTAAGCACGAGGAGGAGAAAGTCAAGGTGAGCCGCCAGATAGAGATTGGATAA
- a CDS encoding 1-acyl-sn-glycerol-3-phosphate acyltransferase — MKYLYRIYQLFVALPIILMATVLVVISISVGCAVGSGHFWGYYPAHIWARVILWALLIPVKVEGRAHLEKDQSYVFVANHQGAFDIFLIYGFLNRNFKWMMKYQLRNIPFVGYACERSHQIFVDKRGPKKIKATYDKARATLQGGTSLTVFPEGSRTFTGHMGVFKRGAFALADELQLPVVPLTINGSFNVMPRMRDMKFVLWHPLTLTIHQPIYPVGQGPDNVEATKNQAYDSVMSALVPEYQGYVENPDQ, encoded by the coding sequence ATGAAATACTTATATCGCATCTATCAACTGTTTGTCGCACTGCCCATCATACTGATGGCTACTGTGTTGGTGGTCATTTCTATATCTGTTGGCTGTGCCGTCGGCAGTGGTCATTTCTGGGGATATTACCCTGCCCATATATGGGCTCGTGTCATTCTTTGGGCTTTGTTGATTCCGGTCAAGGTTGAGGGACGTGCACATCTGGAGAAAGACCAGTCGTATGTGTTTGTGGCTAATCATCAAGGTGCTTTCGACATTTTCCTGATTTATGGTTTTCTGAATCGTAATTTTAAATGGATGATGAAGTATCAGCTTCGCAATATTCCTTTTGTAGGCTATGCCTGCGAGAGGTCTCACCAGATATTTGTTGATAAGCGTGGGCCAAAGAAAATCAAAGCTACGTATGATAAGGCGCGTGCTACACTTCAAGGTGGCACCAGTCTGACGGTGTTCCCCGAAGGGTCGCGTACGTTCACCGGACACATGGGCGTGTTTAAGCGTGGCGCTTTTGCTCTGGCCGACGAGCTACAGTTGCCCGTGGTGCCACTCACTATCAATGGCTCTTTTAATGTGATGCCTCGCATGCGCGACATGAAGTTTGTGCTTTGGCACCCCTTGACACTTACTATTCATCAGCCTATTTATCCCGTGGGGCAGGGTCCCGACAATGTCGAGGCAACAAAGAACCAGGCTTACGACAGCGTGATGTCTGCTTTGGTGCCAGAATATCAGGGCTACGTGGAAAACCCCGATCAATAG
- a CDS encoding sodium:solute symporter, whose protein sequence is MWIIITILAYFFVLLGISRLVARRADNRAFFRAGRRSPWYMVAFGMVGASISGVTFVSVPGMVLSSQMTYLQVCLGFIVGYLVIAFLLLPVYYKLNLTSIYTYLGQRLGMSSYKTGAWFFLVSKMVGAAVKFYVVCLILQQFVFEAVGVPFVVNVLSMVLLIWFYTRKGGVRTLVFTDTFQTVCLFSALLLIIYMVAQALHYSLADAVRAVACDAHSRIFEFSDWRSPFYFWKEFLSGAFIVIVMTGLDQDMMQKNLTCRTLREAQKDMCSYGVAFVPANLLFLSLGVLLVQLFEQQGVDIPVQGDQLLPMFVKGELMPLSSQLLPLLFVLGIVAASFSSADSALTSLTTSYCVDIRQKVDDEKLRKGVHLVICLLFVAFILMFHALNSKSLIDAIYTIVSYTYGPLLGLFAFGLFTQKYVRQRLVPVVCLASPVICYFIAATTVQLWNYHFGYELLMLNGLLTFIGLWMCRCSKTQ, encoded by the coding sequence ATGTGGATTATTATAACTATTTTGGCTTATTTCTTCGTGCTGTTGGGCATCAGTCGCCTTGTAGCACGGCGTGCTGACAATCGGGCTTTCTTCCGTGCCGGGCGCCGCTCACCATGGTATATGGTTGCCTTTGGCATGGTGGGCGCTTCTATATCGGGGGTTACGTTTGTCAGTGTGCCTGGTATGGTACTTTCTTCGCAGATGACCTATCTGCAGGTCTGCTTGGGCTTTATTGTGGGCTATCTGGTCATCGCTTTTTTATTGTTGCCTGTGTATTATAAGTTGAACCTCACCTCTATCTATACTTATCTGGGACAGCGCTTGGGCATGTCGTCGTATAAGACGGGTGCTTGGTTCTTCCTTGTATCGAAGATGGTGGGCGCCGCCGTGAAGTTTTATGTGGTTTGCCTCATTCTGCAGCAGTTTGTGTTTGAGGCAGTCGGTGTGCCATTTGTGGTCAACGTTCTTTCAATGGTATTGCTGATATGGTTTTATACGCGAAAGGGTGGGGTGCGCACGCTGGTCTTCACCGATACGTTTCAGACGGTATGCCTCTTCTCGGCGCTACTCCTTATTATATATATGGTGGCTCAGGCTCTCCATTATTCGTTGGCTGATGCCGTAAGGGCTGTTGCTTGTGATGCTCATAGCCGCATCTTCGAGTTCAGTGACTGGCGCTCTCCTTTCTATTTCTGGAAGGAGTTTCTGAGTGGTGCTTTTATTGTGATCGTGATGACTGGACTCGATCAGGATATGATGCAGAAGAACCTGACGTGTCGTACGTTGCGTGAAGCACAGAAAGATATGTGCAGCTATGGTGTTGCTTTTGTACCTGCCAATTTGCTGTTTCTGTCGTTAGGCGTCCTGTTGGTGCAGCTTTTTGAACAACAAGGGGTCGATATCCCTGTTCAAGGAGATCAGCTGTTGCCAATGTTTGTCAAGGGCGAGCTGATGCCGTTGTCTTCTCAGTTGCTCCCCCTGCTTTTTGTTCTTGGCATTGTGGCGGCTTCGTTTTCAAGTGCCGACTCGGCACTGACGTCGCTGACCACCAGTTATTGTGTTGATATTCGACAAAAAGTCGATGATGAAAAACTGCGAAAGGGCGTCCATCTGGTCATTTGCTTGCTTTTTGTGGCATTCATACTGATGTTTCATGCCCTCAATAGTAAATCGCTGATAGATGCCATCTATACCATCGTTTCCTATACCTATGGTCCTTTATTGGGACTCTTTGCTTTTGGACTGTTTACGCAAAAGTATGTTCGCCAGCGTTTGGTGCCCGTGGTTTGTCTGGCATCGCCGGTCATCTGCTATTTCATCGCAGCCACAACAGTACAGCTATGGAACTATCACTTTGGCTATGAACTGCTGATGCTCAATGGGTTGCTGACGTTTATAGGTCTGTGGATGTGTCGTTGTTCAAAGACTCAATAA
- a CDS encoding polyprenol monophosphomannose synthase produces the protein MNKSDCIVIIPTYNEKENIEKIIRAVFALEKCFHILIIDDGSPDGTAQIVKGLMDQEYSDRLFLVERKGKLGLGTAYIAGFKWALQHDYDYVFEMDADFSHDPNDLPRLYSACHDEGYDVAIGSRYVSGVNVVNWPMSRVLMSYFASKYVKLMTGFPIHDTTAGFKCYRRRVLETIELDKIRFKGYGFQIEMKFTAYKIGFKIKEVPVIFVNRKEGTSKMSGGIFGEAFFGVMRLRLDGWRRKYPSLPETK, from the coding sequence ATGAACAAAAGCGACTGTATTGTCATCATCCCCACATACAACGAGAAGGAGAACATCGAAAAGATTATCCGTGCCGTGTTTGCATTGGAGAAGTGTTTCCACATCTTGATTATTGACGACGGCTCGCCTGATGGCACAGCACAGATTGTCAAGGGACTCATGGACCAGGAGTACAGCGACCGTTTGTTCTTGGTTGAGCGCAAAGGCAAATTGGGACTTGGCACTGCCTATATTGCGGGATTCAAGTGGGCACTGCAACACGATTACGACTATGTGTTCGAAATGGATGCTGACTTCAGCCACGATCCTAACGACCTTCCCCGTCTTTACAGTGCTTGTCACGATGAAGGCTACGATGTGGCCATCGGCTCTCGCTACGTCAGCGGAGTTAATGTGGTCAATTGGCCCATGAGCCGTGTGCTGATGAGCTACTTTGCTTCTAAGTATGTGAAGCTGATGACAGGGTTCCCCATCCACGACACTACCGCAGGATTCAAGTGCTATAGGCGTCGGGTGTTAGAAACCATTGAACTCGACAAGATTCGCTTCAAAGGCTATGGTTTCCAGATTGAGATGAAGTTCACAGCCTATAAGATTGGTTTCAAGATAAAAGAGGTTCCCGTTATCTTTGTCAATCGCAAAGAGGGAACCAGCAAGATGTCGGGGGGCATCTTTGGCGAAGCCTTCTTCGGCGTGATGCGTCTGCGTCTGGATGGTTGGAGACGAAAATACCCCTCATTGCCTGAGACAAAATAA
- a CDS encoding response regulator encodes MNIAYQIALGIAIIAILIIHGRMTYKQTVGRRNRKQMEDVFTNISHELLTPLTVISASVEHLREQEPDHASDYALMQLNIERMVRLLQQILETSKSHSGELKLLVSQGDVMQYIRQTALCIEPLMHKHGQTFSIETKPNSMMGWIDTDKLDKIIYNLLSNAAKYTKADGNISLRVMTNKLYDHIIIQVKDDGIGISAHKMKNLYQRFHDGEYRRMQVKGNGLGLALTHDLVMLHGGTIDCESEENKGTTFTVTIPITKEAFLPEQVDENNAFDLSKIESNIIDMKALYPEDDKQLLSTAIPTINENAYRILLVEDNEELLMLMSTLLSKRYNIYTAPNGKEALKIIQSKRLDLIVSDVMMPEMDGNELTREIKSKPEWNHLPIILLTAKTSEEDRKASLTIGADDYIAKPFRLGDLELRIDNLISNRKRILEAAGKETTTEEQVLTADEEFMQRAHKCVLDHLDDSDFDREAFAKAMGASSSTLYNKLRVLTGMNITSYIRDIRMKEAKRLAETQSNLRVSDLAYRVGFKDPKYFATCFKKEFGIQPSEFIESLNNDTSTDL; translated from the coding sequence ATGAATATCGCGTATCAAATAGCACTCGGCATAGCTATCATTGCCATTTTAATCATCCATGGGCGAATGACCTACAAACAAACTGTAGGCCGCAGGAATCGCAAACAAATGGAAGATGTGTTCACAAATATCAGTCATGAACTGCTGACACCACTCACTGTGATCTCTGCTTCGGTAGAGCATCTACGCGAGCAAGAACCCGACCACGCATCAGACTACGCACTCATGCAGCTGAACATAGAACGCATGGTGCGCCTGCTCCAACAAATACTAGAAACCAGCAAATCGCATTCTGGCGAACTTAAACTTCTTGTATCACAAGGAGACGTCATGCAGTATATCAGGCAGACAGCACTCTGCATAGAGCCACTGATGCACAAACATGGCCAAACCTTCAGCATAGAGACAAAGCCCAACTCCATGATGGGATGGATAGACACAGACAAGCTGGATAAAATCATCTACAACCTGCTGTCTAATGCCGCCAAATACACCAAGGCAGACGGCAACATCTCCTTGCGAGTCATGACGAATAAGCTATATGACCATATTATAATACAAGTAAAAGATGATGGCATTGGAATCTCTGCACATAAGATGAAAAACCTGTATCAGCGTTTTCACGATGGCGAATACCGTCGCATGCAGGTAAAGGGCAACGGACTTGGACTTGCGCTGACCCACGATCTTGTGATGCTACACGGAGGAACTATCGACTGCGAGAGCGAGGAAAATAAAGGCACCACATTTACCGTCACCATACCTATTACCAAAGAAGCATTCCTACCAGAACAAGTGGATGAGAACAACGCCTTCGATCTCAGCAAGATCGAATCAAACATCATTGACATGAAGGCACTCTATCCCGAAGACGACAAGCAGCTTTTGTCCACCGCCATACCAACAATCAATGAAAATGCTTATAGGATTTTGTTGGTAGAAGACAACGAAGAACTGCTGATGCTGATGAGCACGCTGCTGAGCAAGCGTTACAATATCTATACGGCACCAAACGGAAAAGAAGCACTCAAGATCATACAAAGCAAACGATTAGACCTCATTGTCTCTGATGTGATGATGCCCGAAATGGATGGCAACGAACTAACACGCGAGATAAAGTCGAAGCCAGAATGGAACCATCTGCCCATTATCTTACTGACAGCCAAAACCAGTGAAGAAGACCGGAAGGCATCTTTGACTATCGGTGCAGACGACTACATCGCCAAACCTTTCCGACTGGGCGACCTGGAGTTGCGCATAGACAACCTGATATCTAACCGCAAGCGTATTTTGGAAGCTGCCGGCAAAGAGACAACCACTGAGGAACAAGTGCTGACGGCCGATGAAGAGTTTATGCAACGCGCACATAAATGCGTACTGGACCATCTTGACGATAGCGATTTTGACCGAGAAGCCTTTGCCAAAGCAATGGGCGCCTCGAGCTCAACGCTCTACAACAAGCTGCGCGTACTGACGGGAATGAACATCACATCCTACATCCGCGACATACGTATGAAGGAAGCTAAACGGCTGGCTGAAACCCAATCCAACCTGCGTGTCAGCGACCTCGCCTATCGAGTAGGATTCAAAGACCCGAAATACTTTGCTACCTGTTTTAAAAAAGAGTTTGGCATACAGCCAAGTGAATTTATTGAGTCTTTGAACAACGACACATCCACAGACCTATAA
- the mfd gene encoding transcription-repair coupling factor yields MNIQELQTLYAMKPQVAALAKLMEKSSEKTISLDGLLASAAPMLFSALALKTSQRLVFILNDADEAGYFYHDLCQVMGEGSVLFFPSSYRRAIKYGQKDPASEILRTEVLTRLTECEEPRMENRQTSPASQVSQASTVPSSLYVVTYPEALAEMVVTRKQLDARRLTLQQGQTIGVDDVCVTLRDFGFREVDYVYEPGQFALRGSILDVYSYSHEFPFRLDFFGDEIDSIRTFQVEDQLSKERCELVDVVPELTAVEEKESILKFLPKSTLLAMKDFQFVRETIERAYQEGFSAQALQERLEGATELEQRQIEKEMQRDSQIITGSQFARDAEPFRKLLLARAHASEGACVSFNIKPQPLFHKNFELLSQTLEDFLLQGFKLYILADSEKQQERLKDIFAEMKQGITFVPVDKTLHEGFIDVDARLCLFTDHQIFDRFHKYNLKSDKARGGKVALTLKEIQQFEVGDYVVHVDHGIGKFGGLVRMPLQDGGFQEMIKIVYQRGDAIYVSIHSLYKVSKYKSQDDGQQPRMSTLGTGQWERLKERTKKHIKDIARDLIKLYAARKRQKGFAFSHDTYLQHELEASFLYEDTPDQLKATQEVKADMELPKPMDRLVCGDVGFGKTEVAVRAAFKAAVDGKQVAVMVPTTVLAYQHYRTFLGRLKDMPVRVDYLTRARSAKHTAALLKDLADGKVDILIGTQKLISKSVKFKDLGLLIIDEEQKFGVSTKEKLRQMKTNVDTLTMSATPIPRTLQFSLVGARDLSVIQTPPPNRYPIQTEIHTFSAEIITDAINFEMSRNGQVYIVNNRISDLTHIAEMIHKYVPDCRIAIGHGQMKPDELEKIILDFSNYDYDVLLSTTIVENGIDIPNANTIIINSAQYFGLSDLHQMRGRVGRGNRKGFCYLLAPPLAALPTDSRRRLEALENFSDLGSGINIAMQDLDIRGAGNLLGAEQSGFISDLGYETYQKILNEAMAELRNEEPEVNENEGRTAERGDSSRGEKTQSIGAKETSDGSSQFSALDAQADFVADCNLESDLEMYFPDQYVPSDSERMLLYRELDNTRNDQEVEAYRLRLVDRFGPLPPQAEELLQVVGLRRSGKRLGCEKIMLKQGRMFLYFVSNVRSPFYQSAAFSHILDYIGRNVRRCNLREQNGKRSMVVTDVPTVGEAVKVLNDIIGKATLS; encoded by the coding sequence ATGAACATTCAGGAATTACAGACATTGTATGCCATGAAGCCGCAGGTGGCGGCATTGGCAAAGCTGATGGAGAAATCTTCAGAGAAGACGATTTCTCTTGATGGGTTGTTGGCTTCAGCAGCACCTATGTTGTTCAGTGCGTTGGCACTGAAGACCTCGCAGAGACTTGTTTTTATCCTCAACGATGCCGATGAGGCAGGCTATTTCTACCATGACCTATGCCAGGTGATGGGCGAGGGGAGTGTGCTCTTCTTTCCATCGAGCTATCGGCGTGCCATCAAATATGGACAGAAAGACCCCGCCAGCGAGATACTCCGTACGGAGGTGTTGACAAGATTGACGGAGTGCGAAGAACCAAGAATGGAGAATCGACAGACTTCACCTGCTTCACAAGTCTCGCAAGCCTCCACGGTCCCCTCCAGTTTGTATGTGGTCACCTATCCAGAGGCATTGGCCGAGATGGTGGTGACGCGTAAACAGTTGGATGCCCGCCGCCTGACGCTGCAACAAGGACAGACCATTGGCGTGGATGATGTCTGCGTGACGCTTCGTGACTTCGGCTTTCGCGAAGTCGATTACGTCTATGAACCAGGGCAGTTCGCCTTGCGCGGGTCTATTCTCGATGTCTATTCGTACAGTCATGAGTTTCCCTTCCGTCTCGACTTCTTTGGCGATGAGATAGACTCCATCCGCACGTTTCAGGTAGAAGATCAGTTGTCGAAAGAGCGCTGTGAGCTTGTGGATGTGGTGCCTGAGCTGACGGCAGTCGAGGAAAAAGAGTCAATTCTGAAGTTCCTACCAAAGAGCACGCTGCTGGCTATGAAAGATTTCCAGTTTGTGCGCGAGACGATTGAACGGGCCTACCAAGAGGGATTCTCAGCACAGGCCCTGCAGGAACGTTTGGAGGGAGCTACAGAATTAGAACAGCGGCAGATAGAAAAGGAGATGCAACGCGACAGCCAGATAATCACTGGCAGCCAGTTTGCGCGTGATGCCGAACCGTTTCGCAAGCTGTTGCTGGCTCGAGCCCATGCCAGCGAGGGCGCATGCGTCTCTTTCAACATCAAGCCACAACCTCTGTTCCATAAGAACTTCGAATTGTTGTCGCAGACATTAGAGGATTTCCTGTTGCAGGGTTTCAAACTCTATATCTTGGCAGACAGCGAGAAACAACAGGAGCGACTGAAGGATATCTTTGCCGAAATGAAGCAGGGTATCACTTTTGTGCCCGTGGACAAGACCCTTCACGAAGGATTCATTGATGTGGATGCACGCCTGTGTTTGTTCACCGATCATCAGATATTCGACCGCTTCCATAAGTACAACCTGAAGAGTGACAAGGCGCGTGGTGGTAAGGTGGCACTGACACTGAAGGAGATTCAGCAGTTCGAGGTGGGTGACTACGTGGTGCATGTGGACCACGGCATCGGTAAGTTTGGCGGACTGGTCAGGATGCCTCTGCAGGATGGCGGTTTCCAAGAGATGATTAAGATTGTGTATCAGCGTGGTGATGCTATCTATGTGAGCATCCATTCGCTGTACAAAGTGTCGAAATACAAGTCGCAGGACGACGGACAGCAGCCACGCATGTCAACACTGGGCACCGGACAGTGGGAGCGACTGAAAGAGCGCACCAAGAAACACATCAAGGATATTGCCCGTGATCTCATCAAACTCTACGCCGCTCGTAAACGCCAGAAGGGCTTTGCCTTCAGCCACGACACCTACTTGCAACACGAGTTGGAGGCCTCGTTCCTCTACGAAGATACACCCGACCAGTTGAAAGCAACACAAGAGGTGAAGGCAGATATGGAGTTGCCGAAACCAATGGACCGACTGGTGTGTGGCGATGTGGGCTTTGGCAAGACCGAGGTGGCTGTGCGTGCTGCCTTTAAGGCTGCCGTCGATGGCAAGCAGGTGGCGGTGATGGTGCCCACCACGGTGCTGGCCTATCAGCACTATCGCACGTTCCTTGGCCGTCTGAAGGATATGCCAGTGCGTGTGGACTATCTGACACGTGCTCGTTCGGCAAAACATACGGCTGCGCTACTGAAAGACCTGGCCGATGGCAAGGTGGACATCTTGATCGGTACGCAGAAGCTGATCAGCAAGAGTGTGAAGTTCAAAGACCTCGGACTGTTGATTATAGACGAGGAACAGAAGTTTGGTGTCTCTACAAAAGAGAAGTTGCGCCAGATGAAAACCAACGTGGATACGCTCACGATGAGTGCCACCCCCATACCGCGCACCCTGCAGTTCTCGCTGGTGGGAGCACGCGACCTGAGCGTCATACAGACACCACCGCCCAACCGCTACCCTATTCAGACCGAAATACACACCTTCTCGGCAGAGATTATCACGGATGCTATCAACTTTGAGATGAGTCGCAACGGACAGGTTTATATCGTGAACAACCGCATCAGCGACCTGACGCACATTGCCGAGATGATTCATAAGTACGTTCCCGACTGTCGTATAGCCATCGGGCACGGACAGATGAAGCCCGACGAACTGGAGAAGATTATCCTTGATTTCTCTAACTACGACTACGATGTGTTGCTCTCAACGACTATCGTTGAGAATGGTATTGATATCCCCAATGCTAACACCATTATTATTAATAGTGCACAGTATTTCGGACTCTCAGACCTCCACCAGATGCGTGGACGTGTGGGACGAGGCAACCGCAAGGGCTTTTGCTATCTGTTGGCACCGCCATTGGCAGCACTCCCAACCGATAGTCGCCGACGCTTGGAGGCTCTTGAAAACTTCTCGGACCTGGGCAGTGGCATCAATATCGCCATGCAAGACCTCGACATTCGTGGTGCGGGAAATCTGCTGGGCGCCGAACAGAGTGGCTTTATCTCTGACTTAGGCTATGAGACCTATCAGAAAATTCTGAATGAGGCCATGGCGGAACTGAGAAATGAAGAGCCCGAGGTGAACGAGAACGAAGGACGAACTGCAGAACGAGGTGACAGTAGTCGAGGCGAAAAGACCCAGAGCATTGGCGCGAAAGAGACATCGGATGGCTCTTCGCAGTTCTCGGCACTCGATGCTCAGGCAGACTTTGTGGCCGATTGCAACCTCGAGTCGGACTTGGAGATGTACTTCCCCGACCAGTATGTGCCCAGCGATTCTGAGCGCATGTTGCTCTATCGCGAACTGGACAACACGCGCAATGACCAGGAGGTGGAGGCCTATCGTCTGCGTCTTGTCGATCGTTTCGGCCCGTTACCGCCACAGGCTGAAGAGCTGTTGCAGGTGGTAGGCTTGCGCCGTAGCGGTAAGCGTCTGGGATGCGAGAAGATCATGCTGAAGCAAGGGCGAATGTTTCTCTACTTCGTCAGCAACGTGCGAAGCCCGTTCTATCAGAGTGCGGCTTTCAGTCATATACTTGATTATATAGGTCGAAATGTGCGTCGTTGCAATCTTCGCGAACAAAATGGCAAACGCTCTATGGTCGTGACCGATGTGCCTACTGTGGGCGAGGCTGTGAAGGTGCTGAACGACATCATTGGTAAAGCGACTCTATCGTGA
- a CDS encoding TrpB-like pyridoxal phosphate-dependent enzyme, which produces MSRQKKFILPESEIPTQWYNIQADMPNKPLPPIHPQTHQPLGVDDLAHIFPRECCVQELDTEHAWIDIPEEVLEKYKYYRSTPLVRAYALEEALGTPAHIYFKNESTNPLGSHKINSAIPQCYYAKQEGTTNVTTETGAGQWGAALSYAAKIYGLEAAVYQVKITMQQKPYRSSIMRTFGAAVTGSPSMSTRAGKDIITKDPTHPGSLGTAISEAVELATTTPNCKYTLGSVLNHVALHQSIIGLEAEKQMEMAGEYPDMVIACFGGGSNFGGIAFPFMRHNLKDGKHTKFIAAEPESCPKLTRGKFQYDFGDEAGYTPLLPMFTLGHQFKPSNIHAGGLRYHGAGMIVSQLIKDGLMYGVDIPQLESFESGMLFARTEGIIPAPESCHAIAATIREAKKCIETGEEKVILFNLSGHGLIDMPSYESFINGDLQNYSVSDEIIEKNVSELEQII; this is translated from the coding sequence ATGAGCAGACAAAAGAAGTTTATTCTCCCCGAGAGTGAGATTCCCACACAGTGGTATAATATTCAGGCAGACATGCCCAACAAGCCTTTGCCTCCTATTCATCCCCAAACCCACCAGCCTCTTGGTGTTGACGACCTTGCACATATCTTCCCACGCGAATGCTGCGTGCAGGAATTAGACACCGAACACGCATGGATAGACATCCCGGAAGAAGTATTAGAAAAATACAAGTACTACCGTTCGACACCATTGGTACGTGCCTACGCCCTTGAAGAGGCACTCGGCACACCCGCCCACATCTATTTCAAGAACGAATCAACCAACCCATTGGGTTCGCATAAGATTAACTCTGCCATCCCTCAGTGCTACTATGCCAAGCAGGAAGGCACGACCAACGTCACCACAGAGACGGGTGCAGGTCAGTGGGGTGCTGCTCTATCGTATGCCGCCAAGATATATGGTCTCGAAGCTGCTGTCTATCAGGTCAAGATTACCATGCAGCAGAAGCCCTACCGCTCGAGCATCATGCGCACCTTTGGTGCTGCCGTTACTGGTTCGCCCTCTATGTCAACGCGTGCAGGCAAAGACATTATCACCAAAGATCCCACCCATCCCGGTTCGCTTGGAACAGCTATCAGCGAAGCCGTTGAGTTGGCCACCACCACCCCCAACTGTAAATATACGTTAGGTTCTGTGCTGAACCACGTAGCCCTCCATCAGAGCATCATTGGCCTGGAGGCAGAAAAGCAGATGGAGATGGCAGGCGAATATCCCGATATGGTGATTGCTTGTTTCGGTGGAGGAAGTAACTTTGGCGGTATAGCTTTCCCCTTTATGCGTCACAACCTGAAGGATGGCAAGCACACCAAGTTTATTGCTGCCGAACCCGAGAGTTGTCCTAAGCTGACACGCGGCAAGTTCCAGTACGACTTTGGCGATGAAGCAGGCTACACCCCCTTGCTCCCCATGTTCACACTGGGTCATCAGTTCAAGCCTTCCAACATCCATGCTGGCGGACTCCGCTACCATGGTGCAGGCATGATTGTCAGCCAGCTGATCAAAGACGGCCTGATGTATGGCGTTGACATCCCCCAGCTCGAGTCATTCGAGTCTGGCATGCTCTTCGCCCGCACCGAGGGTATCATCCCAGCGCCCGAGAGTTGCCACGCCATTGCCGCCACGATTCGCGAAGCCAAGAAATGTATTGAGACTGGCGAGGAGAAAGTTATCCTCTTCAACCTCTCTGGTCATGGTCTTATCGACATGCCTTCTTACGAGTCGTTCATCAATGGCGATTTGCAGAACTACAGCGTCAGCGATGAGATTATCGAGAAGAACGTGTCTGAACTTGAGCAGATTATCTAA